The stretch of DNA caaggctaaaaatatatataagtttacgaacattaataattgatctaatttccaatttatattaaaaatgtcatggcaacaagCTCTCaataaactaaaaagtaaaaagttaaaagttaaaagtaaaacgttaaaagttaaaagttaaaaagttaaaagttaaaattcaactttaactttttacttttttactttttacttttactttattgagagctggttgccatgacatttttaatataaattaaattagatcattattaatgttcgtaaacttatatatatttttagccttgaaagaaaatgcgacttggaattcgtcgcgaaacgtcggcattaaaataaactgttgaaagatgaggatgcctttccctactacttccttcgggatatatcttctttgagctccagctctggcccttatgtatatatatatatatacacacacacacacatatatattatatatgtatatatatatatatatatatatatatatatatatatatatgtatatatactgaatatataagGATGTGTTTGTGTTCACTTAACGTACAGTACAATACCTAAAACGTTTTGAAACCTAGAGTTaaaacacttttattttcataacattcttttttatatttcttctatttcttattaataaaaagtaattctgaaaaaaataaacatcataataatcataacgTGAACAGATAAATCCTGAAGAATCCTAAATGTCCTGCAGACTCTCCTGATCGTGCTGGTGTGTGTGGGCGTGGCCTCCTGCCAGGATGGGTCCTACATCCTGGATTCCAGAGGCGTCGACGCCCAGCAGGGGCTCCTTCCAGCACGACAGCTCTACGACAACTACGAGGCCTTCTCAGACGCCTTCAGGCGACGATCTCAGGAGATGGCCAGGGAGTACAGCTTGGACCAGACCGTCTACAACGACCCTGTGAGTTTTCGAAACTAGTTACTCTTGTGTAAGTCCCATTTCTGTGAATATTCGACTAGATAATTCAGAGGCTTCTATATGGACTACGTATACTAATTTCCAATACCTTCCAGAACCCCGAGTACACCTGGGCTTATGCCGTCGACGCCAAATCCACGGGGACAATGAAGTCTGCCAGGAGAGGAGCGTCGAGGGGACGTCGTTGTGGTCAGTATTCTGTCATGGACCCTGATGGCACTCTGCGCACAGTCGACTACTCGGTCGCTCCAGGCACTGGATTCCAGGCCAAGGTCACCAAGGAAAGGGCTGATGGCGTTTCCAGCAGTCCAGTCACGACATACAGCCAACAGAATCAGTATTCCCAGTACCAAAGCCAGCAGTACAACCAGAATCAACAATCCTACAAGAATCAAAACCAGGAATCCCGCTTCCTGAATCAGAGGTACGACAGGAATGATTACCAAAATCAGTTCCAAAACCAGCAATACAGATATGAAAATGGTGAACGTTTCCAGAACCAGCAGTCTAATTACTTCCAAGACCAACAGTCTAATAGGGACAACTTCCAGAACCAACAGTACTACAGACAGAATTCCCAGAATCAAAACAGGAATGATCTTCAGTTCAGGAACAATGATGGGAATAACTATTCCAGTCAACGTTATGGATCCAACAGGAATTACTTCAACAATGATCAGTACAATTCCCAAAGGAGTTTGTATTCCAGGGATTCAAACAACTTCCAGTCCTTTGCTCAACGTTATGGAAACACAAACAGTCAAAATTACAACCAGTACAGTTCCAATTACAATAACAACCAGCAATCTCAACTACAGAGAAATAACTACAACCAGAACAACAGAGACTCATCACAATACACCACAGATCGATATGGCAACAACTATTACAACTCTCAGGAACAGAACAACAGGTACAACCTGAACAACCAGAACAGAAACAACCAATACAACCGAAATCAGAATGAAAACCAGTATTACAGAATCCAGCAGAGGAACAACCAGAGACAACagtacaataacaacaacaacaacattaactaGAACAGGGATTCAAACTACAACAACAACCCTGACAACTACCAGAGGTCACAACAGTACCAACAAGGaaatcagttccagaggtcacaGTACAACAGAGAAGGTCAACTCCAGAGGTCACAGTACAACAGAGAAAGTCAGTACCAGGGTTCCCGGTTCTCACAGAACCAGCAGAGAAGCCTGACCCAGCAGAACTCAAGACAGAACTCCCATTTCTACTCTCGCCAGAACTTCCAGAATCAGAACAGGTACAGCCAGAACTACTCTCCCGTCAGTGTGGTTCTTGCTTGATGGAACTGAATATTCAGCTGATAAAAAAGGATTTATATATGACCCAACTGGCTCTTGAAACTGGAACACTGGATCCTCCTGAAATATTTAGGTAGACAATTCAATCCTGATAGTGATAACTTCAGGAAATGTAGATACAAATGAGTAAATCTGAGcagaaatttggaaaataatactATTTCTATTAAgacttgtatttttataataaaggcaTCAGTACTTATGTTATCTGTAATTTTCCTTTGTGCAAGTTACGAGTAGCTACACTTAGAAAAGACCAACTGGATAAAAACAGCattgattatttgcaaaaaagggaagtatatatatatatatatatatatatatatatatactatatatatatagatagatatgatatatatatgtatatacatatatatatatatacatatatatatctatgtatatatatatatatatatatatatatatatatatacattcatattgaTAACTATGCTGAATTTTTATTCAAGATCTTTATATGTATTTTGCATTCATGAGCAAGCTTCAAATATACACTGGCAGGATCAGATAGCCAgaaatattataaacacacaTGAATGCATATGCATATccatacatatacgtaatattatatattataatatatataatatactaatattatatataaagataaatatagatattacatatatatgagtattgTATATAACTAGCAACTTACCAATCACTATGTGATATTGCCAGCGCATCTATTGTTGTTATTTGCACTGTATATATAGCACATGCGTTGACTCCCTCCTAATCATCTATGGTCCTTGGAAAAGATAGCTTCCAAACTAGGCACAGTTTAGTACCTAGAGTTCATTATCCAGTGGTTTtagtattcacttatttattttggttAAGTGGCAATTTATAGTTATATTGTTTGTATATccgaagcaagaagaagaagaagaaagaacagaagaagaaagaagaagaagaagaagaa from Macrobrachium nipponense isolate FS-2020 chromosome 18, ASM1510439v2, whole genome shotgun sequence encodes:
- the LOC135196679 gene encoding GATA zinc finger domain-containing protein 14-like, which translates into the protein MKTLLIVLVCVGVASCQDGSYILDSRGVDAQQGLLPARQLYDNYEAFSDAFRRRSQEMAREYSLDQTVYNDPNPEYTWAYAVDAKSTGTMKSARRGASRGRRCGQYSVMDPDGTLRTVDYSVAPGTGFQAKVTKERADGVSSSPVTTYSQQNQYSQYQSQQYNQNQQSYKNQNQESRFLNQRYDRNDYQNQFQNQQYRYENGERFQNQQSNYFQDQQSNRDNFQNQQYYRQNSQNQNRNDLQFRNNDGNNYSSQRYGSNRNYFNNDQYNSQRSLYSRDSNNFQSFAQRYGNTNSQNYNQYSSNYNNNQQSQLQRNNYNQNNRDSSQYTTDRYGNNYYNSQEQNNRDSNYNNNPDNYQRSQQYQQGNQFQRSQYNREGQLQRSQYNRESQYQGSRFSQNQQRSLTQQNSRQNSHFYSRQNFQNQNRYSQNYSPVSVVLA